Proteins encoded within one genomic window of Candidatus Giovannonibacteria bacterium:
- a CDS encoding DEAD/DEAH box helicase produces MEKGVGWFSENFSKIEKFRRENPFWRRNVLIFETGQNIKLSEFLRSVAELGYTKVWETERRGEFSQRGGVVHIFPINSENIFAVEFGGNFLAEIWQSEPFSEREGVGAPRVREGGLRPSETEMASLFHQGDYIVHIDHGIGVYRGLTQTTTQNDADIVIEYAPPRDRPNSPDLLFVPKKEAKRIQPYLGFKKPEIHRLGTPLWALTKKKAKEDIIAYAKELLKIFAERKMAARKPYEANKELEDELIADFPYEHTSGQKGALEEIFSNMTHQGPMDRVLTGDVGFGKTEIALTAAFRAVLNGRQVAIMAPTTILADQHSEVFKKRLEKYGVETARLTRLESPAEIRKILEGIKSGRIDIVIGTHKILSASGWKNLGLLVIDEEQKFGVAQKEKFKKQNPALDILTLSATPIPRTLHIALSGIKQISSIETPPEGRMEIKTYVLPKNKKIMKEAINFELARGGQIYFLANRIHKIPALLEEIKYLKTSAKISVLHGRMPEARIIKTMRDFRAGKIDILVSTTIIENGLDLSNVNTLIVEDSTKLGLSQAHQLRGRIGRGEKEAFAYFLFTAQKLKEKAAERLEALERYSWLGAGLEIAKRDLEIRGAGNILGRAQSGVAFRVGLNLYFELLEEAISEARGFDKKT; encoded by the coding sequence AAGCGTCGCCGAGCTGGGGTACACGAAAGTTTGGGAAACAGAGCGCCGCGGAGAATTTTCCCAGCGGGGAGGAGTTGTCCATATTTTTCCGATAAACTCGGAAAATATTTTCGCGGTTGAGTTTGGTGGGAATTTTTTGGCAGAAATTTGGCAAAGCGAGCCATTTTCGGAGCGCGAGGGCGTCGGAGCCCCCCGAGTCCGCGAGGGAGGGTTAAGACCGAGCGAAACGGAAATGGCGAGCCTTTTTCACCAAGGCGACTATATCGTGCATATTGACCACGGCATCGGTGTATACCGCGGACTTACGCAGACCACAACGCAGAATGACGCGGATATTGTGATAGAATACGCTCCGCCGCGGGACCGCCCAAACTCGCCCGACTTGCTTTTTGTGCCAAAAAAAGAAGCCAAAAGAATCCAGCCGTATCTCGGCTTTAAAAAGCCGGAGATTCACCGCTTGGGGACTCCCTTGTGGGCGCTTACAAAAAAGAAGGCAAAAGAAGACATCATCGCTTACGCCAAAGAACTTCTTAAGATTTTTGCTGAACGAAAAATGGCGGCGCGGAAACCCTACGAGGCAAATAAAGAATTGGAAGACGAGCTCATCGCGGATTTTCCATACGAACATACCTCCGGCCAAAAAGGGGCGCTGGAAGAAATTTTTTCCAATATGACGCACCAGGGGCCGATGGACAGGGTGCTGACTGGAGACGTCGGCTTCGGGAAAACGGAAATCGCGCTCACGGCGGCTTTCCGCGCGGTCTTGAACGGCCGGCAGGTTGCGATTATGGCGCCGACCACTATTTTGGCTGACCAGCATTCGGAAGTTTTTAAAAAACGTCTGGAAAAATATGGGGTTGAAACCGCGCGGCTTACCCGGCTTGAAAGTCCGGCGGAAATCAGGAAAATTTTGGAAGGAATCAAATCAGGCAGAATAGACATTGTGATTGGGACTCATAAAATTTTGTCGGCCTCGGGCTGGAAAAATCTGGGGCTTTTGGTGATAGACGAGGAGCAAAAATTCGGCGTGGCCCAAAAAGAAAAGTTCAAAAAACAAAATCCGGCGCTGGACATCCTGACTCTCTCGGCGACTCCTATCCCGAGAACTTTGCACATCGCGCTTTCCGGAATTAAGCAAATTTCGTCAATTGAAACGCCGCCGGAAGGGCGGATGGAGATAAAAACTTACGTTTTGCCGAAAAACAAGAAAATAATGAAAGAGGCGATTAATTTTGAGCTTGCCAGAGGAGGCCAGATTTATTTTCTTGCCAACCGCATCCACAAAATTCCGGCGCTTTTGGAAGAGATTAAATATTTGAAAACCAGTGCCAAAATCAGCGTGCTTCACGGAAGGATGCCGGAGGCAAGAATTATAAAAACCATGCGCGATTTTCGCGCCGGGAAAATAGATATTTTGGTTTCCACCACGATTATTGAAAACGGGCTGGACCTTTCCAACGTAAATACTTTGATTGTTGAAGATTCCACGAAGCTCGGCCTTTCGCAGGCGCATCAGCTCCGCGGCCGCATAGGCCGCGGAGAAAAAGAAGCGTTCGCGTATTTTCTTTTCACGGCGCAAAAATTAAAAGAAAAAGCCGCGGAGCGGCTTGAGGCATTGGAAAGATATTCCTGGCTCGGCGCCGGTTTGGAGATTGCTAAAAGGGACTTGGAAATCAGGGGAGCTGGAAATATTTTGGGCCGTGCGCAGTCCGGCGTCGCCTTCCGCGTCGGATTGAATCTTTATTTTGAACTTTTGGAGGAGGCGATTTCGGAAGCCCGCGGGTTTGACAAAAAAACCTAG
- a CDS encoding inositol monophosphatase family protein, with protein sequence MKDIKGMEAEGSVGILLWSEWFHSFFRGLQRQILDSFNGISEVEEKASADYVGELDKFIERRLFEFLPRVYDYPVLSEETPSPWPPAFSKFWIIDSLDGTHNFFAGLPLFGTIVALIVNGKAVFSAIYLPMDEQSLWRGLYVAAKGQGAFRRLPAGLEPIHVSGQNDLKKAFLLLEGPSKKLYTFHPVQNAVFAAERVRNGLSFAYSLTRLASGSCWTKGVDIVVAEGAKPWEAFAAELFVEEAGGKATDWNGNQISMGNCNLLRSDLLLSNGLLHRSAMSSLHMTRL encoded by the coding sequence ATGAAAGATATAAAAGGTATGGAAGCAGAGGGCAGCGTGGGTATTCTTTTGTGGAGCGAGTGGTTTCATTCTTTTTTCCGAGGTCTGCAACGCCAGATCTTGGATTCTTTCAACGGCATCAGCGAGGTGGAGGAAAAGGCGTCGGCAGATTATGTCGGCGAGCTAGACAAGTTTATTGAAAGGCGTCTTTTTGAGTTTTTGCCAAGGGTGTACGACTATCCCGTTTTAAGCGAGGAAACGCCGAGCCCGTGGCCCCCGGCTTTCAGTAAATTCTGGATTATTGATTCGCTGGACGGGACACACAACTTCTTTGCCGGGCTCCCGCTTTTCGGAACCATAGTTGCTCTAATTGTAAACGGAAAAGCGGTGTTTAGCGCGATTTATCTGCCTATGGATGAGCAGAGTTTATGGCGCGGGCTTTACGTGGCGGCTAAAGGCCAGGGGGCTTTCAGAAGATTGCCTGCGGGGCTTGAGCCTATTCATGTTTCTGGGCAAAATGATTTGAAAAAGGCATTTCTTCTATTGGAAGGTCCCAGCAAAAAGCTTTATACCTTTCATCCAGTACAAAATGCTGTTTTTGCCGCAGAACGCGTTCGCAACGGCCTTTCTTTCGCCTACTCTCTGACTCGGCTTGCCTCAGGCAGTTGCTGGACTAAAGGCGTGGACATCGTTGTTGCTGAAGGCGCGAAGCCATGGGAAGCGTTTGCGGCCGAACTTTTTGTTGAGGAGGCCGGCGGTAAAGCGACAGATTGGAACGGGAATCAGATATCAATGGGAAATTGCAATCTTCTGCGCAGTGATCTTCTGCTTTCCAACGGGCTTTTACATAGAAGTGCAATGAGCTCTCTTCATATGACGAGATTGTAA
- a CDS encoding S1 RNA-binding domain-containing protein — translation MALVMEKEAKIDNSIMEGLLRAKPKVFLKIGDLVDGIFLFKEGAKAYMDLGSYGTGIIYGREYQNARELIKNLKAGDKVAAKVVELENESGLIELSLKEAGSEIVWKEINEAKESQETLSLKALEANKGGLVLEWKGIKGFLPASQLKASHYPRVEGGEKEKIFEELKKLVGETIAVTVLDFDQKENKLIFSEKGTESEILKKMVEKYKVGDEIEGEVTGVVDFGIFIKIEDGLEGLAHISELDWALVEDPNALFKVGEKTKAKIISVDGDKISLSVKALKPDPWETHKEKYKKGDIVPGKVLRLNKFGALVTLETGIYGLAHISEFGTEKKMREVISPGETYVFQIVNYKPEDKKLSLSFLGKNGEVPAAPKEEKKEKEKTE, via the coding sequence ATGGCGTTGGTTATGGAAAAGGAGGCCAAAATAGACAACAGCATAATGGAGGGCTTGCTTCGGGCGAAGCCCAAGGTTTTTCTTAAAATCGGCGACTTGGTTGACGGGATTTTTCTGTTTAAAGAAGGGGCGAAAGCATATATGGACTTGGGCTCCTACGGCACGGGGATAATTTACGGCAGGGAGTACCAAAACGCGAGAGAGCTCATCAAAAATCTAAAAGCGGGAGATAAAGTCGCGGCGAAAGTGGTTGAGCTGGAAAATGAAAGCGGGCTGATTGAGCTCTCTTTAAAAGAGGCGGGGTCGGAAATTGTCTGGAAAGAAATCAACGAAGCAAAAGAGTCGCAGGAAACTTTGAGCCTCAAAGCGCTGGAAGCCAATAAAGGCGGACTGGTGCTGGAATGGAAAGGAATCAAAGGTTTCCTGCCCGCCTCACAGCTTAAGGCCTCGCACTACCCCAGAGTGGAAGGCGGGGAAAAAGAAAAGATTTTTGAGGAACTAAAAAAACTGGTCGGCGAAACCATAGCCGTCACGGTTCTGGACTTTGACCAGAAAGAAAACAAGCTTATTTTTTCAGAAAAGGGCACGGAGTCGGAAATCCTCAAAAAAATGGTTGAGAAATACAAAGTCGGCGACGAAATAGAAGGCGAAGTCACCGGCGTGGTTGATTTCGGCATATTTATAAAAATTGAAGATGGGTTGGAAGGGCTCGCGCACATATCGGAGCTGGACTGGGCTCTAGTTGAAGACCCAAACGCGCTCTTTAAAGTCGGAGAAAAAACAAAAGCCAAGATTATTTCCGTGGACGGAGACAAAATTTCGCTTTCGGTAAAAGCGCTGAAACCCGACCCTTGGGAAACGCATAAGGAAAAATATAAAAAGGGCGATATCGTCCCCGGAAAAGTGCTGCGCTTAAACAAATTCGGGGCGCTGGTTACGCTTGAAACGGGAATTTACGGGCTTGCGCACATATCTGAATTCGGAACGGAGAAAAAAATGCGCGAGGTGATCTCGCCCGGAGAAACTTACGTTTTTCAAATCGTAAATTACAAGCCGGAAGACAAAAAACTCTCCCTCTCGTTTTTAGGCAAAAACGGCGAAGTGCCCGCAGCTCCGAAAGAAGAGAAAAAAGAGAAAGAAAAAACGGAATAA
- a CDS encoding MBL fold metallo-hydrolase, with amino-acid sequence MVITYYGLSCFKIQSGDTVLAIDPFSKESGLTPPRFGADAVLVSHGHDNHNNVEALQGDIFKITGPGEYEFKNIIVRGIESFHDSKNGKQKGKNTIYVIEWEGMKLAHLGDYGEETLRSETQEALDTPDIMFLPVGGGDTIDGEAAAKLVNEIEPRVIIPMHYKISGLKAKLDGVEVFMKEMGEKTEPEEKLTIKKSGLPAAEESKIVILKTP; translated from the coding sequence ATGGTCATCACTTACTACGGACTTTCGTGTTTTAAGATACAGAGCGGGGATACGGTGCTTGCGATTGACCCTTTTTCAAAAGAGTCGGGGCTTACGCCGCCGAGGTTTGGCGCGGATGCCGTTTTGGTTTCGCATGGGCATGATAATCATAATAATGTTGAGGCGCTGCAGGGCGACATTTTTAAAATCACCGGGCCCGGCGAGTATGAATTTAAAAACATCATTGTCCGCGGAATAGAATCGTTCCACGATTCAAAAAACGGAAAGCAGAAGGGCAAAAACACTATTTATGTAATTGAATGGGAAGGGATGAAATTGGCGCACTTGGGAGATTACGGAGAGGAAACCTTGCGGAGCGAAACGCAGGAAGCGCTGGACACGCCAGACATTATGTTTTTACCGGTTGGCGGGGGAGACACCATTGACGGCGAGGCGGCTGCGAAGCTTGTAAACGAAATTGAGCCGCGCGTCATAATTCCTATGCATTACAAAATTTCAGGGCTTAAAGCGAAGCTGGACGGCGTGGAAGTGTTTATGAAAGAGATGGGAGAGAAAACTGAGCCGGAGGAAAAGCTCACAATCAAAAAAAGCGGTTTGCCGGCGGCGGAAGAGTCAAAAATAGTTATTTTGAAGACGCCGTGA
- the ligA gene encoding NAD-dependent DNA ligase LigA, giving the protein MTKSEAKERIEKLKKLIDKYRYQYHVLNKLEISEEALDSLKHELKKMEDEFPDLVTPDSPTQRVAGKPLKEFKKIRHQTKMLSLEDVFSEEEFSEWLARIKKLAPQGKFSFYAEPKFDGLALSIVYENGILKYAATRGDGETGEDVTQNVRTIESVPLSVEGNGRNGRVEVRGEALITKKNFEAINKEQKKKGGQIYANSRNLAAGSLRQLDPKITASRRLDFFSYDLLGMDFRSHSEEHKSLRELGFKTGEDLEKRCEDAEEVFRHYKKIAERREKLAYNIDGLVVSVDSNKLYKKLGVVGKTPRGAIAFKFSPREATTKVEDIVVQVGRTGALTPVAVLKPVEIGGVMVSRATLHNEDEIKRLGLKIGDSVVVGRAGDVIPDVRKVLKELRTGHEKEFHMPKHCPVCKKPIEKKEREVQAKCVNKLCPARHRENLYHFVSRKAFNIDGLGPKILDAFLDNGLIQDAADIFELKEGDIAPLERFGEKSAENIVLAIKNSRKIPLARFLYALGILHVGEETAIDLAEHFGSLDKLAEASKENLESVPNVGGVMAESVYGWFREERNKNFLKKLLRCVDIENSKKKKLGKLAGKIFVFTGEMESMSRDEAKAKVRELGGDPSETVSKNTDYVVAGSNPGSKYDKAKKLGVKIIDEKDFLKMIR; this is encoded by the coding sequence ATGACCAAATCCGAGGCCAAGGAAAGAATAGAAAAATTAAAAAAGCTGATAGATAAGTATCGCTATCAGTATCATGTTTTAAATAAACTGGAAATTTCAGAGGAGGCGCTGGATTCGCTCAAGCACGAACTGAAAAAAATGGAAGACGAATTTCCGGATTTGGTGACCCCTGACTCGCCGACGCAACGGGTTGCCGGAAAGCCGCTTAAAGAATTTAAAAAAATCAGGCATCAGACCAAAATGCTGTCCTTGGAGGATGTTTTTTCCGAAGAAGAATTTTCGGAGTGGCTCGCGAGAATAAAAAAATTGGCTCCGCAGGGTAAATTTTCGTTTTACGCGGAGCCGAAATTTGACGGCCTTGCTTTAAGCATCGTTTATGAAAATGGGATTTTAAAATACGCCGCTACGCGCGGAGACGGCGAAACCGGAGAAGATGTCACCCAAAACGTGCGTACGATTGAATCCGTCCCCCTGAGCGTTGAGGGGAATGGGAGAAATGGGAGAGTGGAAGTGCGCGGAGAAGCGCTCATCACCAAGAAAAATTTTGAGGCAATCAATAAAGAGCAAAAAAAGAAAGGCGGGCAGATTTACGCCAACTCCAGAAATTTGGCGGCCGGGTCTTTGCGGCAATTAGACCCGAAAATCACCGCGTCGCGCCGGCTGGATTTTTTTTCATACGATCTTTTGGGGATGGATTTTCGGAGTCATAGCGAAGAGCATAAATCCTTACGCGAGCTCGGTTTTAAAACCGGCGAGGATTTGGAGAAGCGCTGCGAGGACGCGGAGGAGGTTTTCAGGCACTATAAAAAAATCGCGGAGAGGCGCGAAAAGCTAGCGTATAATATAGACGGCCTTGTGGTCAGCGTTGATTCCAACAAACTTTATAAAAAACTGGGAGTTGTGGGCAAGACGCCGCGCGGGGCGATTGCTTTTAAATTTTCCCCAAGAGAGGCGACGACGAAAGTTGAAGACATTGTTGTGCAGGTTGGGCGCACCGGCGCTCTTACGCCGGTCGCGGTTTTAAAGCCGGTTGAAATTGGCGGCGTGATGGTAAGCCGCGCGACGCTTCATAATGAAGACGAAATTAAAAGATTGGGATTAAAAATCGGCGATAGCGTGGTTGTCGGACGCGCCGGGGATGTCATTCCGGACGTCAGAAAAGTTTTGAAAGAATTGCGCACCGGGCATGAAAAAGAATTCCATATGCCCAAGCATTGCCCGGTATGCAAAAAGCCAATTGAAAAAAAAGAAAGGGAAGTGCAGGCCAAATGCGTCAATAAACTTTGCCCAGCCCGGCATAGGGAAAATCTTTATCATTTTGTGTCAAGAAAAGCGTTTAATATTGACGGCTTAGGTCCAAAAATTCTGGACGCCTTTTTGGATAATGGCCTTATACAAGATGCTGCGGACATTTTTGAACTAAAAGAAGGAGATATCGCGCCTCTTGAAAGATTCGGAGAAAAGTCCGCGGAAAATATTGTCTTGGCGATAAAAAATTCGCGGAAAATTCCGTTGGCCCGCTTTCTTTACGCGCTTGGCATTTTGCACGTTGGCGAGGAGACGGCGATTGATTTGGCGGAGCATTTTGGAAGTTTGGATAAATTGGCGGAGGCCTCAAAAGAAAATCTGGAGTCAGTCCCGAATGTCGGAGGAGTGATGGCGGAGAGCGTTTACGGGTGGTTTCGTGAAGAAAGAAATAAAAATTTTTTAAAAAAACTTTTGCGTTGCGTTGATATTGAAAATTCAAAAAAGAAAAAACTGGGCAAGCTCGCCGGAAAAATTTTTGTTTTCACCGGTGAGATGGAATCAATGAGCCGGGATGAAGCCAAGGCAAAAGTGCGCGAGCTCGGCGGCGACCCATCGGAGACAGTTAGCAAAAACACTGATTATGTCGTCGCTGGCTCAAACCCTGGCTCGAAATACGACAAAGCCAAAAAGCTGGGAGTTAAAATAATAGACGAAAAAGATTTTTTAAAGATGATTAGATAA
- the gatC gene encoding Asp-tRNA(Asn)/Glu-tRNA(Gln) amidotransferase subunit GatC translates to MISEEEIEHLKDLARVEFGKTETKKLAKDLGEILGYVDRLKKADVSSALEMTHALEGVKNVFRKDEKGKDEGGLVLTKDLINAFPEKENNYLKVQAIL, encoded by the coding sequence ATGATTTCCGAAGAAGAAATTGAGCATCTGAAGGATTTGGCGCGGGTTGAATTCGGCAAGACGGAAACAAAAAAACTCGCGAAAGACCTGGGAGAAATTTTGGGGTACGTTGACCGGCTTAAAAAGGCGGACGTTTCAAGCGCTCTGGAGATGACGCACGCGCTGGAGGGAGTAAAAAATGTTTTTCGCAAAGACGAAAAAGGCAAAGATGAGGGAGGTCTAGTCCTTACTAAGGATTTAATAAACGCCTTCCCAGAAAAAGAAAATAATTATCTTAAAGTCCAAGCGATTTTATGA
- the gatA gene encoding Asp-tRNA(Asn)/Glu-tRNA(Gln) amidotransferase subunit GatA, with the protein MTILEFHNALKNRKTSAREVVISYLDEIKKKNSELNAYLEVFEQAAIGQAKEIDERIASGETPGGLWGVPLAIKDNILIRGEIASAASKILGNYVASYDAFVIEKLKKAGAIFLGRTNMDEFAMGSSTENSAYGPTKNPRDISKVPGGSSGGSAAAVAGGLAMAALGSDTGGSIRQPAAFCGVVGLKPTYGAVSRSGLISMASSLDQIGPIAQTVEDAEILFNVIRGKDEMDSTSVISNVKSQMSKVKTIGIPKEYFSGGLAPEIKKNIDETVKKLSQKYEIREITLPHTEHALSCYYIIMPAEVSSNMARFDGMRYGKRTDGGNLIQTYKKSRGEGLGLEIRRRVLLGTYVLSAGYYDAYYSRAQRMRALVAEDFKNAFKEIDAILAPTAPTPPFKLGEKLKDPLAMYLSDIYTIPANLAGVPALTLSSGAQLIAPHFEEKRLFELGKFLER; encoded by the coding sequence ATGACTATTTTAGAATTCCACAATGCCCTGAAAAATAGAAAAACTTCCGCGCGCGAGGTTGTAATTTCTTATTTGGATGAAATTAAAAAGAAAAACAGCGAACTCAATGCATATTTAGAAGTATTCGAGCAAGCCGCGATTGGGCAAGCAAAAGAAATTGACGAGCGCATCGCCTCCGGCGAAACCCCGGGAGGGCTTTGGGGAGTCCCTTTGGCGATTAAAGACAATATTTTAATCCGCGGGGAAATTGCTTCGGCGGCTTCCAAAATTTTGGGGAATTATGTTGCGTCTTACGACGCTTTTGTGATTGAAAAATTAAAAAAAGCCGGGGCAATTTTTTTGGGTAGGACAAACATGGACGAATTCGCAATGGGGTCTTCAACTGAAAATTCTGCTTACGGCCCGACAAAAAATCCGCGCGATATCTCAAAAGTTCCGGGCGGTTCATCAGGCGGCTCCGCCGCCGCCGTTGCCGGCGGCCTTGCCATGGCTGCCTTGGGTTCCGACACAGGCGGCTCAATCCGCCAGCCCGCGGCTTTTTGCGGAGTCGTCGGGCTTAAACCGACTTACGGAGCGGTTTCCCGTTCGGGGCTTATTTCTATGGCTTCATCTTTGGACCAAATTGGGCCGATCGCGCAGACGGTGGAAGACGCGGAAATTTTATTTAACGTGATTCGCGGGAAGGATGAAATGGATTCTACCTCGGTAATATCAAATGTCAAAAGTCAAATGTCAAAAGTCAAAACCATCGGCATTCCAAAAGAGTATTTCAGCGGCGGGCTGGCTCCGGAAATTAAAAAAAATATTGACGAAACCGTAAAAAAACTATCGCAAAAATACGAAATCCGCGAAATTACTTTGCCCCACACTGAGCACGCGCTTTCCTGCTACTATATAATTATGCCGGCGGAGGTCTCATCAAATATGGCCCGGTTTGACGGGATGAGATACGGAAAAAGAACCGATGGGGGTAATTTGATTCAGACATACAAAAAATCGCGCGGTGAAGGGCTGGGCTTGGAAATCCGGCGCCGCGTCCTTTTGGGCACATATGTTCTTTCCGCGGGCTACTACGACGCTTACTATTCGCGCGCGCAAAGAATGCGAGCGCTGGTCGCGGAGGATTTTAAAAACGCGTTTAAGGAGATTGACGCCATCTTGGCCCCGACTGCTCCCACTCCGCCGTTTAAATTGGGCGAAAAATTAAAAGACCCGTTGGCGATGTATCTTTCGGATATTTACACGATTCCGGCGAATCTCGCCGGCGTGCCGGCGCTGACGCTCTCTTCCGGCGCCCAGCTTATCGCCCCGCATTTTGAGGAAAAAAGATTATTTGAATTAGGAAAATTTTTGGAACGATGA
- a CDS encoding helix-turn-helix transcriptional regulator — protein sequence MEKNNELGQILKAYREKAFPDQGLRRVAAKIGIDYAHLFRIELGQYTPADETLLKILDTYGIKDLDERLKVFNLARLSPSHQEAIEKVAKQYEGKPQEFVEVFYRKSRKNKSK from the coding sequence ATGGAAAAAAATAACGAGTTAGGGCAAATTTTAAAGGCATACCGGGAAAAGGCTTTCCCTGATCAGGGCTTACGCAGAGTTGCTGCTAAAATCGGGATAGATTATGCGCATTTATTTCGGATTGAATTGGGGCAATATACTCCAGCGGACGAAACTCTGCTTAAAATTTTAGACACTTATGGCATAAAAGATCTCGATGAAAGATTAAAAGTATTTAATTTGGCGCGATTATCACCAAGTCATCAGGAAGCCATAGAAAAAGTAGCGAAGCAATATGAGGGTAAGCCACAAGAATTTGTTGAAGTATTTTATCGGAAAAGCAGAAAAAATAAATCTAAATGA
- a CDS encoding ImmA/IrrE family metallo-endopeptidase: MSKVVNNILYLSNEMIESHASEDLLKFQKVTGHPLAFPIYPEEVLRNIWGIQVEYLDRVKSLEGEEVLACFMPGTHSVRLNNSMHSVEGSVTFSIAHETGHVSLHNFLSDLKEKPTFCEGSIFGRKALKTIERQADRYASALLIPQYVLMPKLESIGWSLGKKLDLQLHGRPLKEYFGVSFEALERRLGFFGIPTIGGFYNIPSKKIKNVVFEKMEEERASWALYDKRRA, from the coding sequence ATGAGTAAAGTTGTTAATAACATTTTGTATTTAAGTAATGAGATGATTGAATCGCATGCAAGCGAGGATCTATTAAAATTTCAAAAAGTAACTGGACATCCTCTTGCGTTTCCGATATACCCAGAAGAAGTTTTAAGGAATATTTGGGGCATCCAAGTTGAATATCTGGACAGAGTTAAATCTCTGGAAGGCGAGGAAGTTCTAGCCTGTTTTATGCCGGGAACCCACTCCGTTCGTTTGAATAACTCAATGCATAGCGTGGAAGGAAGCGTTACGTTCAGCATCGCTCACGAAACCGGACACGTTTCGCTTCACAATTTTCTATCAGATCTAAAGGAAAAACCAACTTTTTGCGAAGGTTCTATTTTTGGCCGGAAAGCATTAAAAACGATTGAGAGGCAAGCGGATAGATATGCGTCAGCGCTTTTAATTCCTCAATATGTTCTGATGCCAAAACTAGAATCCATCGGTTGGTCTTTGGGGAAAAAATTAGATTTACAACTTCACGGCAGGCCATTAAAAGAATATTTTGGGGTTTCCTTTGAGGCATTAGAGCGTCGGCTTGGATTTTTTGGAATACCTACAATAGGAGGTTTTTATAACATTCCATCCAAAAAAATAAAGAATGTTGTTTTTGAAAAAATGGAAGAGGAAAGGGCGAGTTGGGCATTATATGACAAACGACGAGCATAA
- the uppS gene encoding di-trans,poly-cis-decaprenylcistransferase produces MQDTPLCVGIILDGNRRWAKERGLPFFEGHRQGLDNVEPIALAARDMGVKHLALYAFSTENWERPKKEVSMLMSLFETMAKDKADRLIKEGAKVRFAGQLWRFSENLQKLMREAEEKSPAEPKITIWILLSYGGRADIAQAAGALAKKGEAASEESLARNLWTAGMPDPDIIIRTGGEQRQSNFLLWQAAYSELFFPKTFWPEFTKEEFENIINEYKKRERRNGV; encoded by the coding sequence ATGCAGGATACGCCGTTATGCGTAGGAATCATTTTGGATGGAAACAGGCGTTGGGCGAAGGAGCGCGGGCTTCCTTTTTTTGAAGGCCATCGGCAAGGGCTTGATAATGTTGAGCCGATAGCGCTTGCCGCGCGCGATATGGGCGTAAAGCACCTCGCTCTCTACGCTTTTTCCACGGAAAATTGGGAGAGGCCCAAGAAAGAAGTTTCCATGCTGATGTCGCTTTTTGAGACGATGGCCAAAGACAAAGCCGACCGGCTCATAAAAGAAGGCGCCAAAGTCCGATTTGCGGGCCAGCTTTGGCGCTTTTCCGAAAACCTCCAAAAATTGATGCGAGAGGCGGAAGAAAAAAGCCCCGCCGAGCCAAAAATCACGATCTGGATATTGCTTTCCTACGGCGGGCGGGCGGACATTGCCCAAGCGGCCGGAGCGCTTGCCAAAAAAGGCGAAGCCGCAAGCGAAGAGTCATTGGCGCGCAATTTATGGACTGCCGGAATGCCAGACCCGGATATCATCATCCGCACCGGCGGCGAGCAGCGCCAATCCAATTTTCTTTTGTGGCAGGCGGCTTACAGCGAACTTTTTTTCCCGAAAACTTTCTGGCCGGAATTTACAAAAGAAGAATTTGAAAATATCATAAATGAATACAAAAAGCGCGAACGCCGCAACGGGGTTTGA
- a CDS encoding C40 family peptidase: MAEKETQISRLIKIAKGLVGRPYKYGAKMKDAPSFFDCSLFTQYVFKQIGVDLPRSTILQADNGIEASLEDIKPGDLLFFHGERGFYNKKFPEGIGHVVLYAGDGKAVHAASERIQENPEVVERGEVEEKGLDYIIDKCGPLIVVKRIIK; the protein is encoded by the coding sequence ATGGCGGAGAAAGAAACCCAGATTTCGCGGCTGATTAAAATTGCCAAAGGATTGGTCGGCAGGCCTTACAAATACGGCGCGAAGATGAAAGACGCGCCAAGTTTTTTTGACTGCTCCCTTTTTACCCAATATGTTTTTAAGCAAATCGGCGTGGATTTGCCAAGAAGCACGATACTGCAGGCGGATAATGGGATTGAGGCGAGCTTGGAGGACATAAAGCCGGGGGATCTCTTGTTTTTTCACGGCGAGCGCGGTTTTTACAACAAAAAATTTCCAGAAGGCATCGGGCACGTGGTTTTATACGCGGGAGATGGCAAAGCCGTTCACGCCGCTTCCGAAAGAATTCAAGAAAACCCGGAAGTCGTTGAGCGCGGCGAGGTAGAGGAAAAAGGACTTGATTATATAATTGACAAATGCGGACCTCTCATCGTTGTTAAGCGGATAATCAAATGA